Proteins encoded together in one Lathyrus oleraceus cultivar Zhongwan6 chromosome 5, CAAS_Psat_ZW6_1.0, whole genome shotgun sequence window:
- the LOC127082668 gene encoding uncharacterized protein LOC127082668, whose product MKGLSKQVRNDFIREAGERLRACLAREVEERSRREYKEKARLEEELRVREDAEKAADEAAAAEAEAKAKADAEEAIRIAAEEAAKARNDALTQGEQSHFDFSSLVLKTLEELQKEQQIVRARLDQQDSVNSNIQNLLTQLLQRMPLPPNP is encoded by the coding sequence atgaaaggcctctcTAAACAAGTCCGAAATGACTTCATTAGAGAAGCTGGAGAGAGGTTGCGGGCATGTCTGGCCAGAGAGGTAGAAGAGAGATCTAGAAGAGAATATAAAGAGAAGGCTCGCTTGGAGGAAGAACTAAGAGTAAGAGAAGATGCAGAGAAGGCCGCTGATGAggctgctgctgctgaagctgaagccaaagcaAAGGCTGATGCTGAAGAAGCAATACGCATAGCTGCAGAAGAAGCTGCTAAGGCTAGGAACGAcgctctgactcagggggagcaatCTCATTTTGATTTCTCTTCTCTCGTATTGAAGACTCTGGAAGAGCTACAGAAGGAGCAGCAGATAGTGAGAGCAAGACTGGATCAACAGGACTCTGTCAACTCCAACATTCAGAATTTACTGACTCAGTTGCTTCAGAGGATGCCACtgcctccgaacccttag